One segment of Triticum aestivum cultivar Chinese Spring chromosome 2A, IWGSC CS RefSeq v2.1, whole genome shotgun sequence DNA contains the following:
- the LOC123187941 gene encoding 40S ribosomal protein Sa-2 yields MAAEGGGVRALSQREQDIQMMLAADVHLGTKNCDFQMERYVYKRRTDGIYIINLGKTWEKLQMAARVIVAIENPQDIIVQSARPYGQRAVLKFAQYTGANAIAGRHTPGTFTNQMQTSFSEPRLLILTDPRTDHQPIKESALGNIPTIAFCDTDSPMRYVDIGIPANNKGKQSIGCLFWLLARMVLQMRGTILPGHKWEIMVDLFFYRDPEEAKELEEDEALGAPEYAAVAEYTAPAGDTWGAEWPGAAAPAAAVEAPAGAEWTGAPAPAADGWDAVAAPAPTGWEQGSAPAPAAAPAATPNWE; encoded by the exons ATGGCGGCTGAAGGCGGTGGCGTCCGGGCGCTGTCCCAGCGCGAGCAGGACATCCAGATGATGCTCGCCGCCGACGTCCACCTCGGCACCAAGAACTGCGACTTCCAGATGGAGCGCTACGTCTACAAGCGCCGCACTGACG GCATTTACATCATCAACCTTGGCAAGACCTGGGAGAAGCTTCAGATGGCCGCAAGGGTCATTGTTGCGATTGAAAATCCTCAGGACATCATTGTGCAATCTGCTAGGCCCTATGGACAGAGGGCTGTCCTCAAGTTTGCCCAGTACACTGGTGCTAACGCCATTGCTGGCAGGCACACTCCTGGTACATTCACCAACCAGATGCAGACTTCATTCAGTGAGCCACGCCTTCTTATCCTGACCGACCCCAGGACTGATCACCAG CCTATCAAGGAGTCTGCACTTGGAAACATCCCCACCATTGCCTTCTGTGACACTGACTCTCCTATGCGTTACGTTGATATTGGCATTCCTGCTAACAACAAGGGGAAGCAGAGCATTGGTTGCCTATTTTGGCTGCTCGCCAGGATGGTTCTGCAGATGCGTGGTACCATTCTCCCAGGACACAAGTGGGAAATCATG GTTGATCTGTTCTTCTACAGGGACCCAGAGGAAGCTAAGGAGCTTGAGGAAGATGAGGCTTTGGGTGCTCCTGAGTACGCTGCAGTTGCAGAGTACACTGCCCCAGCGGGAGATACCTGGGGTGCTGAATGGCCAGGAGCTGCAGCTCCAGCTGCTGCCGTCGAAGCCCCGGCTGGGGCTGAGTGGACTGGTGCTCCAG CTCCTGCGGCCGATGGATGGGATGCAGTTGCAGCACCTGCCCCTACTGGCTGGGAACAGGGCAGCGCTCCCGCACCCGCAGCAGCACCAGCTGCTACTCCGAACTGGGAGTGA